In Stenotrophomonas sp. ASS1, the following proteins share a genomic window:
- a CDS encoding CbrC family protein produces MERPLFIYHPNAYALSFEEVDGVCDCCGQPRTLRYRGPFYSVLSPDYLCPWCIADGRAVASYEGEFTGWSDIEGVSPDPADPPPTIARELLLEICERTPGYSSWQQSVWLSHCERPCAFLGYAGSEDLLPILDQVRPDVAAVNPRDADWVLAHLSRDGMMVGCLFQCLECGQHRLHVDLG; encoded by the coding sequence ATGGAACGACCGCTTTTCATTTATCACCCCAACGCCTACGCCCTCTCCTTCGAAGAGGTCGACGGGGTCTGCGACTGCTGCGGTCAGCCGCGCACACTGCGCTACCGGGGGCCGTTCTACTCCGTTCTGAGCCCCGATTACCTGTGCCCCTGGTGCATTGCCGATGGCAGGGCAGTGGCCAGTTACGAGGGTGAATTCACCGGCTGGAGCGATATCGAGGGGGTATCCCCGGATCCGGCCGATCCGCCGCCGACCATCGCCCGCGAGCTGCTGCTGGAGATCTGCGAGCGCACCCCGGGCTACTCGTCCTGGCAGCAATCGGTCTGGCTGAGCCATTGTGAGCGGCCCTGCGCCTTCCTCGGTTACGCCGGCAGCGAAGATCTGCTGCCCATCCTCGACCAGGTCCGGCCAGATGTGGCGGCAGTCAATCCACGCGACGCCGACTGGGTGCTGGCGCACCTGAGCCGGGACGGGATGATGGTCGGCTGCCTGTTCCAGTGCCTGGAATGCGGCCAGCACCGCCTTCATGTGGATCTGGGGTAG
- a CDS encoding iron-sulfur cluster assembly accessory protein, translated as MAVSLTPIAFERVQRFVAQTPGALGLRFGVTKTGCSGWGHITDLARDEREGDTVFDQDGVKIYVDAKSLALVDGTVIDFGKHGLSETFTFSNPNATAECGCGESFTTDADKA; from the coding sequence ATGGCCGTCAGCCTGACCCCCATTGCCTTCGAGCGCGTGCAGCGCTTTGTCGCCCAGACCCCCGGCGCGCTGGGCCTGCGTTTCGGCGTGACCAAGACCGGTTGCTCGGGCTGGGGTCACATCACCGACCTGGCCCGCGACGAGCGCGAGGGCGATACCGTGTTCGACCAGGACGGCGTGAAGATCTACGTCGACGCCAAGAGCCTGGCGCTGGTGGACGGCACCGTGATCGACTTCGGCAAGCACGGCCTGAGCGAAACGTTCACGTTCAGCAACCCGAACGCCACCGCCGAGTGTGGCTGCGGCGAAAGCTTCACCACCGACGCCGACAAGGCCTGA